From the Daucus carota subsp. sativus chromosome 8, DH1 v3.0, whole genome shotgun sequence genome, one window contains:
- the LOC108198640 gene encoding cyclin-dependent kinase F-4 — translation MEKYKIIKEVGSGSFGSVFKAMNTQSGEVVAIKRLNKEFDSWEECLNLREVKSLKKMHHANIVKLKEIIGENNFLFFVFEYMECNLYQLMSTRTKPFSETDVRNWCFQVFQGLAYMHERGYFHRDLKPENLLVSGDIIKIADLGLAREINCSPPYSEYVATRWYRAPEILLAAPIYGPAVDMWAMGAIMAELLTSCPLFAGVNQQDQMYRICSVLGTPTEVDWAYGIELADDISYQFPQHSGVSLSLLMPSASKDVVGLIQSLCSWDPCKRPTALEALQHPFFRSCYYVPPGFRFKTSGPGTNSSARSEGSVKHKYLSRFPGALSNSGSIKCAP, via the coding sequence ATGGAGAAGTATAAGATTATTAAGGAAGTTGGGAGTGGATCTTTTGGAAGTGTTTTCAAAGCTATGAACACACAGAGTGGTGAAGTTGTGGCTATTAAGAGATTGAACAAGGAGTTTGACTCGTGGGAAGAATGTCTGAATTTGAGAGAAGTCAAGTCTCTCAAGAAGATGCACCATGCAAATATTGTGAAGCTCAAGGAAATTATCGGAGAAAATAACTTCTTGTTCTTTGTCTTTGAATACATGGAGTGCAATCTTTACCAGCTTATGAGTACCAGAACAAAGCCCTTCTCAGAAACGGACGTCAGAAACTGGTGCTTTCAAGTGTTTCAAGGTCTTGCTTACATGCACGAAAGAGGGTATTTTCATAGGGATCTTAAGCCTGAGAATTTGCTAGTGAGTGGAGATATTATAAAGATTGCTGATCTGGGACTTGCTCGCGAGATTAATTGTTCGCCTCCTTATTCTGAGTATGTTGCAACAAGATGGTACAGAGCACCTGAAATTCTGCTTGCGGCGCCAATTTATGGTCCAGCGGTTGATATGTGGGCTATGGGTGCAATTATGGCTGAATTATTGACTAGCTGCCCACTTTTTGCTGGGGTAAATCAGCAAGATCAGATGTACAGAATATGCAGTGTTTTAGGAACTCCAACTGAAGTTGATTGGGCTTATGGGATTGAACTAGCAGATGATATAAGCTATCAGTTTCCTCAGCATTCTGGTGTTTCTCTGTCTCTGCTGATGCCATCTGCAAGCAAGGATGTGGTTGGCCTTATTCAATCGCTTTGCTCCTGGGATCCGTGCAAAAGGCCTACTGCTTTGGAGGCTCTTCAGCATCCTTTTTTCCGGAGCTGCTATTATGTTCCACCTGGTTTTCGCTTCAAAACCTCTGGTCCGGGTACGAATTCATCTGCTCGAAGTGAAGGTTCTGTGAAGCACAAGTATTTGAGCAGATTTCCTGGGGCTTTGTCAAATTCTGGATCGATCAAGTGTGCACCTTAA